CCCAGGAAAATTAACCGTTTCGTTCCCCTTGATCGACCTTTTAAAAAGCTTTATCGACTATTTAATCATCGAGAGGCGGCTGTCGCCCAACACTGTGGATGCCTACCAGCGCGACCTGCTGCGCTACATTACCTTTCAACAGGAGCGGGATATTCAATCTCCCGATCAGATCACGCGCCGGGATGTCTATGCCTTTTTGGAGATGCTGCACGAATTGACGCTTTCCGCCGCCACCGTCTCGCGCAATCTATCTGCCGTACGCGCTTTTCACCATTTTCTGATCGGCGAGGAAGCGGTTCAGAGCGATCCCACCGCCGACATCGTTGTGCCCAAACCGTGGATGAAACTTCCCGAAGTGCTTTCTCCCGAAGAAGTGGATCGCCTGCTGCAGCAGCCGGATGTCAGTACCGATACCGGCCTTCGCGACCGCGCCATGTTGGAAACGGCCTATGCCACCGGCGTGCGCGTCTCCGAGTTGGTGAACATTAAATTGGATGATATTTTTTGGGAGCAGGAATTCATCCGCATTTTCGGCAA
This candidate division KSB1 bacterium DNA region includes the following protein-coding sequences:
- the xerD gene encoding site-specific tyrosine recombinase XerD yields the protein MIDLLKSFIDYLIIERRLSPNTVDAYQRDLLRYITFQQERDIQSPDQITRRDVYAFLEMLHELTLSAATVSRNLSAVRAFHHFLIGEEAVQSDPTADIVVPKPWMKLPEVLSPEEVDRLLQQPDVSTDTGLRDRAMLETAYATGVRVSELVNIKLDDIFWEQEFIRIFGKGGKERLTPITKAALTWVREYIQGPRMRTASKGLSRGAVFLSTRGRRISRKTVWLLVKQYAQAAGIQKPISPHSLRHSFATHLIENGADLRAVQEMLGHADIITTQIYTHLDRGFLKEVHRKYHPLESGALWRK